One window from the genome of Diospyros lotus cultivar Yz01 chromosome 11, ASM1463336v1, whole genome shotgun sequence encodes:
- the LOC127813484 gene encoding secreted RxLR effector protein 161-like, whose protein sequence is MEGCKPVSNPIPPHLKLQAVKGNLPEKEADYMKKVPYSNAVGSLMYAMISTRPDIAYGVSLVSRFMCNPSKEHWSAVKWVLRYLKGSVNKGLVFRSNAENSNSIKGFCDSDFAADLDKRRSLSGYVFTLGGNVISWKANLQHIVALSTTEAEYVALTEAMKEAIWLQGIIRELGLGFGLAQYSSNVAVEDLQGSLVNIH, encoded by the exons ATGGAAGGCTGCAAACCTGTTTCAAACCCCATACCTCCACATTTGAAGCTCCAAGCGGTAAAAGGAAACTTACCTGAAAAAGAAGCTGACTACATGAAGAAGGTCCCCTACTCCAATGCAGTGGGAAGCctcatgtatgccatgataaGTACCAGGCCTGATATAGCCTATGGGGTTAGCCTAGTAAGTAGATTCATGTGCAATCCATCTAAGGAACATTGGTCAGCTGTTAAGTGGGTCCTTAGGTATTTAAAGGGGTCAGTGAATAAGGGTTTAGTGTTTAGATCAAATGCTGAAAATTCTAACAGCATTAAGGGTTTCTGTGATTCTGATTTTGCAGCTGATTTGGATAAGAGAAGATCCTTATCAGGATATGTTTTCACTTTGGGTGGAAACGTGATAAGTTGGAAAGCAAATCTCCAACACATAGTGGCATTATCAACCACTGAGGCAGAATATGTAGCATTAACAGAAGCTATGAAAGAAGCCATCTGGTTGCAGGGAATAATTAGAGAATTAGGTTTAG GCTTTGGACTTGCTCAATATTCTTCCAATGTAGCTGTGGAAGATTTGCAGGGGTCTCTAGTCAACATCCACTAA